One window from the genome of Mauremys mutica isolate MM-2020 ecotype Southern chromosome 4, ASM2049712v1, whole genome shotgun sequence encodes:
- the GLRX5 gene encoding glutaredoxin-related protein 5, mitochondrial: MSGSLCWLRAASLLRGAPLRWGARPLSQAAAGDGSSPGGGEGGRGSRESVERLVRAHPVVVFMKGNPGQPLCGFSNAVVQILRLHGVQDFQAYDVLQDADLRQGIKNYSNWPTIPQVYLNGEFVGGCDILLQMHQNGDLVEELKKLGIRSALLDAEKDQDKK, translated from the exons ATGAGCGGTTCTTTGTGCTGGCTGCGCGCGGCCTCGCTGCTGCGGGGGGCCCCGCTGCGGTGGGGCGCGCGGCCCCTCAGCCAGGCCGCGGCCGGCGACGGCTCGTCCCCTGGCGGCGGTGAGGGTGGCCGAGGGTCGCGGGAGTCGGTAGAGCGGCTGGTGCGGGCGCACCCCGTGGTCGTGTTCATGAAGGGCAACCCGGGCCAGCCCCTGTGCGGCTTCAGCAACGCCGTGGTGCAGATCCTGCGCCTGCACGGGGTGCAGGACTTCCAGGCTTACGACGTGCTGCAGGACGCCGACCTCCGGCAAG GAATTAAAAACTACTCCAACTGGCCTACCATCCCTCAAGTATACCTTAACGGTGAATTTGTTGGTGGCTGTGACATACTCCTCCAGATGCATCAGAATGGAGATCTAGTGGAAGAGCTTAAGAAGTTAGGAATCCGCTCTGCACTTTTGGATGCAGAAAAAGACCAAGACAAAAAATAA